A region of the Peromyscus eremicus unplaced genomic scaffold, PerEre_H2_v1 PerEre#2#unplaced_113, whole genome shotgun sequence genome:
TTCTACCATTAGTGACTTGCCCCTGCATAAGGCTGTGGACACTCGGGTTAAAAGACTAGACAGAGGCCATGGGCTCCACACAGCCAATGAGAACTGAAGGTCTGAGTGCAAAAAAGGGTTAATGAAGAGATGACGGGACCCAAGACCAGGCTCCAAAGATCAATTGGCAGTGATAATCAAAACGTCAAGTGGGTTGCTGAGATGTATGTGAGGTTTTACTCCTCTGTCTTGTGAGACCTCTTAGGTAAAAGTGCAACTTAAGCCAGAAGAAGACTCATTCCCTTCACCCCACCCAAGGTTACAGAAGTGTAAACACCCGGTGGGGGAGGTGACCCTGACCTAGCTGGCTACCTGCAAATAATATTAGGTTTGGGGACCCAGGAAATGGAGGATTGGAAGCCCAGCAAATTTTCAACCCATTTCTGATCCCTTTTCTGGACATTTACAGGCTCTGTTTAAGAGATCAGTGACAGTTCCCACAGTTTATAGAGAAAGAAACACCATTCCTGACAGCAAACAGTTCTCTAAAATGGTGTCTCACaatacaatacagtgtactgacCTGGGTAGCATAAAGTGTCAACTTGtcacagctagagtcatctgaggggaGACCCTCCAATGTAGGATTGGCCTAGGTCAGATGGGCCTCTGgatatgtctgtgagggactctTTGGTTGTaggttgatgtaggagggctcagcccactgtgggaggtaccATTCCTAGGCATGTGAAAAtcaactgtataagaaagctagctgggtATAAGCCAGCCGGCAAGTCGAGAGTAAGCAGCTTTCTATATGAGCCTTGCTCTAATTTTTGCTTGTGAAATGTGATCCTTTAATGGAAGTAATGCTATGTGTACCAGCAAGCAGATGTGACTTCAGATCCTGCTTTGACTACACTCAGTGTTGGACTGTAACCTTCAGTCCTAAGATGAATAAATACTTTCCCCCcttaagatgcttttggtcagaggtttgcagattttctttttctgttttcagtcaCAGCAAGAGAAGTGCAAGTGGAATATGTACAGAGCTGAATTGAAAGCAGATGAAAATTCCTCTGGCACTCTAGTAAAGCAGCATTCAACATCTGCCATTCCAAAGCAAAGGTCACAAAGAGAAACATCCAGACCCAAGGCAGCTTTCGTTGAAACTCTGGTTCTTGGCACCATAGATTCTCTCTCAGTGGATACTCAACAGGCCTTACAGAACCAAGAGCCCCTTTCATCTCAGGAGAGAGGTAAACCAATAGAAGCTATGAAGACAGTGAGGTATCAGTGAGTGTTCCCACCAGAGCCACACACAGAACTCACTTAAACAGggaaacagtgagcttcatcccctgatattattattttaagtgtatgggtgttttgtctacaggtaagtctgtgcaccacatgcatgattGGTGCCCAGGGAGGACAGAAGGCACTGGATGCCCAGGACTACAGTTATAGGTAGTTATGactcatcatgtaggtgctgggagtggaatccaggtcctccaggagggcaggcagtgctctgaactgctgagccatctctcagcctctctcctaactttttgattgtttgcttttgagacagggcttctctgcagACCAGCATGGCCTcatttcagagatctgcctgtctctacctcctgagtgctggccttAAGGGCCACCATGTCTGGATTTCTTTCTCCTAGGTTTTCACAACTTACTTCAATTGCCTGAAATTTGAATTCTTTCTGATTCTATTTGGAAATCAAACTCTGTGGATACTGTCGAAATCAGGAGGTGGGGACCCCACccacttttaaaagtttttttaaaaaaataataactaagccgggcggtggtggcgcacgcctttaatcccagcactcgggaggcagaggcaggtggatctctgtgagttcgaggccagcctgggctaccaagtgagttccaggaaaggcgcaaagctacacagagaaaccctgtctcgaaaaaccaaaaaaaaaaaaaaaaatagtaataactaCCTATGAAGGCACATGATAgttacaaaaaagtaaaaaaaaattaaagttttagaaaacagaaaatttctcATACTTTTGGATTGACATGATTAAAAGATGAAACTGTCTATACTGTCAAAATCTATCTATTGATCTTGGTAATTCTTGTGAAAATTCCATTGAtattgctcacaaaaaaagagagaaaaaaactacAATTCATATGATGGTAAAAAGACCCTAAAAAATAATCCAAAGCAGGAAAAATCACTGCAGGTTATCAGAATATTTGATCTCAAGACTTGGTTCTAAGTGGCAGGAACATCATGGTACTAtcagaaaacagaagagtagacCAGTAGAAtagacagaagacacagaaatgaAGCCACACAGCTAGAACCACCCTGGTCTTtaacaaaatttttgttttttatttatatgtctgtgtcCAGGTGTATGGCAGTGAATGGGAGTgcccttggaggacagaagaggactttggatcccctggagctggagctacttactggtggttgtgagttgaCAGATTGGATACTGGGAAGCAAACCTGTATCCTATGTCAGTGCAGAAAGTtctcctaaccattgagccatccttccaggccCCAACAtacttttgacaaagatgccaaaaacatacATTGGGGAAAATGATATTTTTTGAGTAAGTAGTTCTGGATATTCACACATAGAGGATGAAATTAGATTCTCATCTCTCCTCCAACCAAAAGTGCAGTTCAAACTGGACAAAGATCCTAAGGTGAGACCTGAAACCACTAGAGAAAAAGCTACAGAAAACAGCTTAATATATGGGCATATGCAAGAACATTCTGAGAAGAAATCCAGTACACAATATATTCCAAGAACTCAACAAATAGGCCGCCAAAAATTGAAAACCGTACTCCAATAGCCAGGAAGCAATCCCCAGTATAAAAAGACAGCCTGGCAAATGGGAGAAGATCAGTCCGCAGATTAATATCTAGGCTCTGTAATGAATTTCAAAACTTGAATAtcaaaaaaaatcttccaattaataaatggacaaGTAAATTGAAGAAATACAACTATAATTgtatttaatataattaaatttaatataatttaatataattgtaATATAATCATGTACTTACTCAGATCTCCCAAAATAAAGGCTACATAATctaagaaaatccagagaaatcACTTCCTAATGGACTGGCTCAAAGGAAGCATTGGGATGCTTGGTTATCACAAGCAGAGGTCTCAAAAGTATCATGTACTGGAAGCTgatgaaggaaggacagagatgcAGAGCTTTAGGGCCACTTCACTGAGCATGATGGAGCTGTGTTTACAGAAGAGGTGAGAAATAAAAAGTTTGCTTCACCAGGGACATCAGAACTGGTGTGCCACTTCAGTGCCTTTGCAGAGCTCCATGGTAGAATGTAATCTCGTGGAAACAACTAACATTTGAAAGCAGGGGTGGAGTGTTGTGTAacaattttcccttttttgatATGAattttttctgttggttttgagattagaattacattattttctcttccctttcatccTTTCAGACTCTCCCTACAGtcttccttgctctttttctaatttatgacatctctttttattaattgttgttgcatgcatgtgtatacacatgcagttGTAGATTGCTAACTGTAAACTGATCATTCTGTATTGCTAGCATGTATGATACTGGATATCCAAattgtgtgctcttccctggctaaaactatttctttaaggCTCAGAAAGTTCTATGGAAAGATGGAGGACGTTCATAAGACTCAGGCATTAAACCATGGCTGGGAAagctgaaacttacaagattaataagGCCCTTCCCCTCCCAAGGTTATACAGGTGTTGAGTAGGACAGCTGAAGAGATGAGTCATACAGAGATATTCAGGCTTCTAGTTTTCATGAGTCACCCATTTTAATATGAGCCTTTGTGATGCTACTGCATTTGAGTTattcatattcctgtaagtaatcccttaCCTATACTCCTGTCAATTAACTTCAATAAACTCATTAATTTGTGGGAGTAGAAATTACATGGTGTTccctgggaggcagacaggtaAAGAAAGGGGGAACTAATAAATAATACCAATGGTCAATTTCTAGCTTCCTTTTGACTTTTCCATCCAGAGACAAAGCCATAGTGGGCTTTTTCTTCCACCAGCAGGCTCCCACTTCCAGATATCTGGTTCAGGCTAGATAGGTATGTTCAGGCTAGACAGATACGTTCAAGATTAGTCCTGAAGATGTTTACCTGAAGCTGCAGATGATCATAGCTCTTGTGAGTGAGCTATGGCTatgtcatgtccaaaagacagcatttcacagcaggTCCCCTCATCCTCAGTCACGATATTCAGGATCCATTTCCATAATGCTCCCTAAGTCCATGGCGAGTGGCTGACCTTTGTGCCCCGTTTAGGACTTAAGCGTTCATGGTCACTTCAGCATTTTGAAGTTTCAAGGCTGTGTGCACTTACTGCTGCCTACTACAGAAAGAAGAACCTCTGACCAAGACTGACAGCTGAAGAGATCTAATTGTAGAAACAGAAATACTTACAAAGCAGTTACTAGTACTGTGTACTGTACTAATTCCTTCCTATAGTGCAGATCAGAAGGAAATGAATTAAACACTAACTCCATGTCACTGCTGCACCAGTGATTTTCTCATAGTCTGTGGGCTACCATTTAAATggtactttcttttcctttaacgAAAAGTCTTAATTTCATGAGATCCTTTGTGTTAATTTTTGGTCTCATTTCCTATTAGAtgagagtcctattcagaaaagcCTTACCCGTGCTTAGAAGTGGGAGTATTTTCTCTACCGTGTCCTTTGGCATTTTCAGAGTATCAGGTCTCATTTTGACATCCATGACCCATTTGGTGCAGAGGCTATGTATGGCAGAAGATAAGGGGCacagtttcattttctgtatTCTGAAAACAATTTTTCACAACCACTATAtttgagacagtatcttcaaatgctaacacacacacacacacacacacacacactgaaatacaAATATGCATGCAATGTTACACTCAGTATTCACAAGTGCATTCTGCATATAAAATGGATCACTTTGAAATAACCAGCTATGTAGTAAGTAATATGAGGCCAAGCTCTGACCACTCAGAGTAAGGCATGGAAACCATTTGCATTTGAATAAATTCTCAGCCAGACTTATAGCCTGGCTCAAATACTGCAGATTGAGGGGTCATTTTCTTGGGTCCTCAGACCCTTAtcacactaataaaataaaaaacaaaacaaaactgtaaacaCAGGACAGGACAAATGATTCTTACTTTTGATGATGAATAATATTTAAATTGCCCGTAATTCCAGCATTTCATTAGTTTTAGTTATTAAAAGCCCAAAGCACAAGGCTGCCTGGAAAGGAGCAGAATCATGTGGAAGACAAGGGTGGCCAGATGCAACCTCACATACAATGCGACAGAAAAACCGACCCTGCCTTCACTGTCCTCCCTTCTTCTCAGTGAGGAAGTTCAAGATTGGAGTCCTGGAAAAAAGGATACAAcatggtggagaaggcagagAAACTGTTGAGCACAATCCTAAGGTGAAGCGGTTTTGTTTGAAAGCAAGACAATAATCGGCCATAGAGTGACACCATTTCAGTAAGAAAGAACACTTGTGTGTTGTGTGCTAGTTACACGTGAACAGCACATGAGGATGACCTCCACGGCAAAGGGTGGACTGCTTTTCACTGCCTTCCATTCTCTACATTTGGAAGTTTGAACCACACAAATAGTTCAAAGTAGAACTGTTTAATTTATATTCAAAACAGCCTTGATATCATTTAATGTATCATTAACAACTCATCCGTTACAAAAAAAAGTGCCAACTGATGCACGTTTCTACTAAGAAAAAGTGCTTTAGGGGAGAAGGAACTTGAGGTCATTTTTCTGTACATTTGCTCAATGTTTCTATGAGACCAAAATTTCCCtgcaaaaaaaataacaaatatacgGCACAGTATACACTTCTGTAGGTAAGAGGTTCTGGGAAGTTAGCGACAATGATACAACAACGTGGATATTGATTCTCACTGAATCCTTAGGAAAGCAAATAATCAGCTTGCTCAGGACCTGATGTGGATGTTGGTCCTTGCAGTTCATGTGGTGAACACTGACTCCAAAGGTGTTAAGAAAGGTAGgacctgggctagagagatggctcagaggttaagagcactggctattctaccagaggtcctgagttcaattcctagcaaccacgtggtggctcccaaccatctataatgagatcttgtgccctcttctggcctgcaggcatacatgcagacagagcactgtatatgtaataactaaataaatcgttaaataaaataaaacttatttaaaaaaaaaaaaaaaagaaaaaaagaaaggtaggaCCTTTGATCCCTATGTTCCAggatctttggtacaggaaggcacTCTGCACACACTATCATAAGAGAAACACCATCAGGAAGCCAGCCAACAAACCCTTTATCTGCAATGGTGTACTACCCGCAAGATATGCTAGGTCAATGGTGGctcaaagcttgtgggagtaaccagccaatgcctgatttgacttaaggccaacCCCACAAGATGGAACCCTTACCCatcactgcttgggtgaccaaagATAGATAGTCCAgtgacctagggtaaaaccaaataactACTggcctaaaaaagaaaaaaattacatgatgATAAAACGGCTCGTAATGGTATTCTactatacttatagatcagtgccttgttcagccatcatcagagaatactccttctgcagcagatggttACAAATATAGaaacccatagccagacattatgcaaagggtaagagaccttggaacatacaACCTAAAACAgaatgtctccattaaatccctcccATCAGAGCTCAGGTAATCCTGTGgaagaagagccagaagggatggaggacaccaagaaaataagaccttttaaatcAACATcaacaaagctcatatgaactcacagagacggaagcagcatgcacagagcctgcacaggtctgcaccaggtcctctgtgctcctagtttatagtatttttatggaTTCCTCAGGGTGCTAATGcatggtctctgattcttgtgccttctcttgggctctttttcttctgttggtttgtcctgtccaacttcgatgtgatagtttttgttttatctcattatattttattatgttctatttttaaaaatgtttaaatcaatggataaatgatgaatgaatgaataaaacctGGCCACTAGAGtgaaaggttaacaactgaagtgtcatttatacctgctaagagagggaaatcagttttcttcaatagaGTGACAATGGGTACACCAACCACTCCAGGCCAGGTCTCATGTTCAGgagttcaggagtagttgaccaacatataatgtaCTCCACAATTTTTTTGTATGCTTTTGTTTGGTCAcagtttggtgggttttgtttttttgtttctgttttgctttggggtggtgttttattttattttcttcgtTTGGGGGCTTTGTTttatagggttttgtttgtttttttgtgaaagAACtcgaagttgggtgggtaaggagggataaaggatctggaaggacttgggggatggggagaatatgataaattatatttaaatttaaaataattttaaataataaaatgttgtcGCGGTGTGTCGGTGGCACCGGTGTGTggcaccttaagaatgaatctagcctttcttGGCTGCAAGGGGGTCCAGCCTCTAAGTCTATTTATGtagattccttttcttttcttttttgagggagggtcttactatgtagccttggctggcctggaactcactgtgtagaccaatcTGTccccaaactcatagagatctgcttgcctcgaGTGTGCAGATTTTTTGACTGCCACAGTTATCAGGGCTATGGCTATATCTGTGGCTACCAGCAGTGGTTGCCTGAATGATGCCCAGGACCCAGGTCATGTGATACCCCAAGGTAAACGATGCTCAAAGGTTTTTAAAACATAGTTgtagtggtgttttttttttttttcttttccttagtaAATCTCTTTAGGGGACTGGAgatatggttaagagcacttgctgcagtGCCGACCGGTGCCTCTTTTGTGACGCGGCAGATGAGGAGACTCCAGCGCTCGCCATGGCGGACGAGAAACCCAAGGAAGGAGTCAAGACTGAGAACAACGAACATACTAAGTTTAAGATTAAGAGGCATACACCACTTAGTAAACTAATGAAAGCCTATTGTGAACGACAGGGTTTGTCAATGAGGCAGATCAGATTCTGGTTTGATGGGCAACCAATCAATGAAACAGATACACCTGCACAGTTGGACGTGGAGGATGAAGATACGATTGATGTGTTCCAGCAGCAGACAGGAGATGTCTACTAAAAAGTGAACCTGGTACTTTACTCCAGAATTTTGTTATAGACCAAGAATACATTCCCAATTAGAAAGCTGCAATTTGGTTCCACCACATCCTGACTACTGCAGTGTAGTTTTCTCTAttctttcatttccctgtccccatTTCTTTATTGTACATAAAGTAACTGGTGTACGTGCACAAGCATttgagcttttttcttttttaaactaaatggccaatgttctgttttgattgacaTCAGATGGAGATGGTCTGGGGGAAAGTACTGGTTCTGTGAAAATATCCCCCTCTCTCCATCAGTGGCATGCTCATCCAGCTCTTACCTTTATATTACAGTAAGTTATTTTGCTCTCAATGTTTTAACAAAAGAACCCAACAACAAAATCCTTGCATACATTGTTTGATTGgagaattttaatgtttttcatttatcattgtaaaaccaaggacaattttataacttttttgttAGATGTAGGGCAATCTCTCTTTAAGTAGGGGTAAATTACTCTTGAACAAATGATCCTAGTTTTCCCTTCAAGTCAAGGGTCTTGTTGTTTTAATAAACTtctcgtttaaaaaaaaaaaaaagagcacttgttgccctcggagaggtcctgagttcagttcccagcaccgacagagtgattcacaaccatctataactctagtttcatgAGATCCAATTCCTTCtcttgacctctgtgggcaccagggatGCACATGGTGCTCAGACAAAGATACAGGCAGCATAAGTAtgtatgcaaaataaaataaaaataaaaatgaataaatctaaaaaagttcttttaaaaatttaaagagattaAAATTGAGAGGTAGCACAAGAGAgagcatggagggagggagggaaggagggagagagaaagaatatgtatgtgcaggttgcaggagttggttttctttttttaaaaaataatttatttttattttatgtgcattggtattttgcctgcttgtatgtctgtgtgagggtgttgagttccctggacctggagttacagacagttgtgagctgctatatgggtgttgggaattaaacccaggtcctccagaagagcagtcagtgctcttaaccattgagctatttctccagccccaggagttggttttctccttctgccatgtaggtcctagagattgaactcaggtcataagcttggcagcaaatacctttacctgctgagccaccttgacAGCCCttatgattaattttaattgccaatttgacacaacctagagtcacccagaaaaagtctcaatgagggactgCCCATATTGGATTGGCCTATGAGTATATCTGTtcagattatcttgattatgttaattgaggtgagaagttctctacccactgtgggtggcaccattccctaggcaggagatCCTGGACTGTATGTAGAGATGGTACTAAGCAGTTGTAGGCATGCAtgaattcatttttctctctgctcttgactgtggatgtgactagTTACTTCAAGTTCCTGCATTGGCTTCTccacagtgatggactacaactgCTGTTTAGTAATTTCTTTCAAGATTACATACTTTCATCTTGGAGGAAAGCTTGTTAAGACATAGAATGTTAAAAGGGAGATGAAGGAACAGGATGGGCTAAGGGAATGTGAAATATTTCATTCTTCAGGGGATTCACTAGCTTCAGGAAGTCACTGAAACTGATTAGATTTACTAGGCCCCGCCCTCTCCAAGCCTACATGAGTAATAAAGACTACCACGAGACAGTCACAGACAAGATGAGTTTTCTGGAAGAAGCATAGACCAGCCTTGTTGCCTGGGAGAGGCTCAGACTAGCTGAGCTAACTGCAAAGGACAATCTCCAAActattgagctgcctgcaggttgtGTAGTGGGCTCAAGGTTTCCAGTTTTCATATGCTATCACCCGTGCTTCAGTGGACTTTGGTAATGAAactgtctttgagttatttctgctcctgtaagtaatcccttaCTCATATTCGTGTAAATAATCTCAACTAATTGGTTCACCAGGTGGGACATTTCTTCGATCTGTAGTTGGTTCCCTAACTGGGGTTAGTAAATGTTTGCTCACGTCTCCCCAGGAATAGCATCATACAACAGAGACCTGGAAGGATAAGCCAGACAgcccttttctctcttaaaatagtttttgtcAGGTTATCctttcacaacaacagaaataaagccAAGACATCTTTGAGTGAATATGAGAACAAATGTGTGGGGGCAGgactattgtggaatattagcttaagatgtgttacatttgtatatggaatatttgtttaatgatgccaagagatgttgcattcttttatgttgcatttgtttaactttgtaaagctgtgttactctgactaaaacacctgattggtctaataaagcacTGAATGGCCAACAGAGGGATATGCCTAGGCGGGAGAGGGATATGTGGGGCTGCTAGGcatagagaataaatagaaggagaaatctcggttagaaaagaagaaggagaatagggaggggcaagaaaaggagaaggagaggaggatgccaggcacCCTGCCACAacaccagccatggagtaagaagggaagaaagacatactGTTATGTGAtactttgtgttctgacaaataaagcttgcttggacaGTCAGAGgctggagctagctactagttaaccatagaggtctggaggtctgcacagagaggaacaggaagtgaaaaggtggggcagagacaggataaTGGCCCTTTTGGACTGGAGGAACGGAAGAGGAAGGAAACGACTGTGGCTTCTCTCCTGCTCTCGTCtcaggtttttattgataagattaattataTTCATGATTcagtatagaataaagaaaagtaaaaagcccagaggcaaaatgtagaagagaaacacattaagttagaaaagctggctagaaacaaaccaa
Encoded here:
- the LOC131901589 gene encoding small ubiquitin-related modifier 2-like — protein: MVKSTCCSADRCLFCDAADEETPALAMADEKPKEGVKTENNEHTKFKIKRHTPLSKLMKAYCERQGLSMRQIRFWFDGQPINETDTPAQLDVEDEDTIDVFQQQTGDVY